The sequence TTACCAGAATTACAAACTTACCCACGTAAGTTTTTGCGATACAACATATAGGTACACGTATGCGATAAACGATAAGGCATTCACATTATGTCCCTGTACAAAACAGGCAATTAATCTTTCTTCCCACACCACCCACACCGCACATTTTCGTACTATGACTTTGTTagaattatgaaatattaaaaaagttttccctgATCGTAGCGTAGAATCTTCAACGGATCATCGCGTTTCTATTTACAAAGGCTTTCTCGGATGtttgatacctacttacttgcGAGTACTTGTAGTTCTTAGAAGCAGGAATGCTGAGATGACGTTATATGAAACAggaaaatacattatttttccGTGAGAAATGAAAGAAACCACCCTTAGTTGTACGTTGTTACCTTTATCTGCGTGGAATTTCTTTATCAGTGACGTCAGAATtgcataaattatttattacacgtTATTTCATTACACGTAAGTACGTCTCATACTTAATTgtattgcatatttttattttgtaaaatacttAGTCGAAGTCGACGCGAGGCGTAAATGTCTGAGTCCCGGCCGGAAATCGAACTGCTACCACGCACCGGTATGTTATGAATGTATtctatttcttattttatttaccgtATAggaaagaatgaatgaaaattctaaaacaaaatttattgatGCATATTGAAAATACCACAACGTAACTAGGTTAAACGGTTagcaacaaattattattattaaaatgttattgcGTATACAAAGTCCAATATATCATTCGGTGAAAACAAAACGCATTCTAGGATTTCTAGGTATTTATGGTAAAGGAAAACGCACCGCCCCCttggtacctactacctacctcGTGGGCAGAATGTTACGACGCGGGAAACATGCAACGTAAATAGTTACGATTTAACTTCTATGATCGTTTTATCTGTGCTAGGTAGCATTGTTATCTTATCAGTTCTCCCTCACTAAACTAACCTCTAGATCAACCCTAGGTGTTAGTTACCAACAGGATAATAATTTGATCGTCATAGAAATAGACAcaattgtacctatattaaaaaaacaaatgttagctacagtaaaactatacaGTGAAAACTAAACTCCTAATTGTTAAAGACCGTATATAATcgaacttttatatttatattaggaCAAAtccgtaaaaaaaaacattatccatcggtatttttattttacttttaacatttatgtaaatgtaagtaaataactgacaatgataaaaagtctgcAAAATtgcactctttattgtcatgactttatagttggtctgtatacttttatttctttaataaCTATCTGGTTTTCTTTTATATCAGTGTACAAGCATGTAGTTTATCCGTCTCACCCCCTATCGTGCAAGGAGCGTGTAAGTTACGTGGTAGGGCGGCGCGCTGGGCGGGCGGCTGGTAAAaggcgcgggcgggcggccGCAGCGCCATTCGCCACCATGCCGCGTGCTGCGAGCGCCGTCGCCCTGTGCCTAGCCGCGATCATCGCCGGTCAGTTCctaatttgaattttaaacttttttctcAACCTCTTTTGTCGTTTGTGGAAGTGTGCGAAGGGTTTGCTTTTTATGTTGCTGGctggttgttgcaaaaagtttGGGTTGTTGTGCATTTTGcatttgtttctttattatgttttttatcttTACGGATTTAAGGATTAATTTTTCTATGGTCTGATCAAAGTTATCTGCGGAATAAATACCAATGCAACTTTATAATACCATTATGTCACTGTGTGATTTCAGGAGAgaactataggtacctaattacctatagCAAAATATCTGATAAACCACAGAAAACTGTACATATgaggtatattattaaaagATAAACCCTTAGCCTTTTTATTTCCAAGCAAGTGAATATGCCAAATCAATCAGCCAATAACTAACCGATCTGAGTGAGTATTGATACAATTATGATTAAGTGAGTTGTTTACAAAcaaaagtaacatacttaTGCACGTACGAACATGTTgaaacttataaataagtatatgaaAGTTTTTGGGTACGTTTTTCTGTAACATTCAGAAGTTGCTTACTGAAGTTTCGCACCACCTGTTGGTCATAAGTGTTTCTTCGGTCAGAAAATGTTGTTCAATAACCTTTGAATTGCCTACACCGAAAATAGAGTCCAACAGCGCTAACTCTGCAATGGGTAAAATATGGgaaataagttttttctttAACTGATAGTGCCAAATGAATACCATGGCAGTGTGCAGAAATGACAaagaaaaattattgcccTATAAAACTTATCTGGTGTTGGCACTTGCAATTTAGCTTTTAAAGTTGGCACTTGCAATTTATAGGTGCTTATTAGTCTATGATTGTGCTGAATGTTTTGTGCAATTgtgcaaataataattataaaagtgaAGCCAAAACCGACGTTGTATGTtgctgtaaaataaattagttacaAGCTCTTTTATGACTCCTCCCACGGATAGAACAaagattattataaaaatgacaAGAATTTTTCATTTCAGCCCTTCTCGAGTTATATTTTATCCGTCTTCGCAAAAAGGAGGTTCTTTATACGTCTGCcaaaatatctataaatattttcatgaaattataattattaaaaaataaatacttatttataacatcAATTTATCATACACTGCGTAAAAGAACTACCTAAGaaaatcttattttaaataatgaataattacGTAATTGTACAAACAACTTATTATATCTTATAAACGCTACATCATGACTTGCTCACCTTTCCACGTCTACTTAAAATCTGACTGATAGATATGTAAATAGTGGAATACACTGATTGAATATTCCCAACAATATTAGTTCGACGACTAATCAAAACATTTAGTTTCCCGCAAGCAAACATTGCCTGACTGTTTAACTTATTGGTTAGAATTGAATTAGGCTTTCACTGGTCAATTATGTTAAGTCGTCATTTTCGATTTAGTCAGTCTGCCGAAATCTTCGATGCCTTACTCAacaaaatctttaaaaaatattatatttaaagattatgtacttacatctgaaatatatgaattaagtatgtaggtatctatttaCTATATTCGTGATCAAGCAAACTTCGcgaaatacttatttactGCTCAGTTTAAATGCATTGATATAATTTGAAACTAAGTAGATAGTTTCAAATTATATGTTATTGAAAGTAAATAGTTCCATATATAtcggtttatttattaaaaactttaaattagtaCGTTTTGAACTAGTACCTACGTTTTGAAATACCGGTCATTTGGTAAAGTGCAAAATCCGGGCATTAAGGTTAACTCTTCCTTGCCTGCCAGTGCACTATtggtaaatacttattatttatctaccaaCAGTATAGATACTACTATACTACTAATGTAGAAgggtaataatttatatctgCAACATATGAGGTTTTGTGATCCGAAATCGTGACTTGCCCTAAACTAATAATGTAACATACGGTCCCACATTATGGTCTTTTCGTGTCCAATATGATATTATGaatattgaataaattattcGAGCCGGTTACTACTGGACTCTCATTATtctgaatataatatatatacactTTGTACATCGTGTTGTGAAATACATGTTTTTTGTATTCGTACTGTGTGCAATACCAATGAACTTcccagggattgatttataaattaaccgacatctccatataaaattcatgacagatgtgtcaaaagtcaaccactactccctggttatgctctaaccgactatggagaaattggcacttaccATCAAACTGTGGTGGTATAATTATGATTGGCTGACTGTACACATAATGATTATATACTTAAGatatatatacttaacaaCAAGTTGCATTAAAAACTAATCAATGAAACAAGATGTTGAAATTTATATCTACAGATACGAAATCCATCGTcgatttcatatttattcacataggtatatactttCTAATTTATAGCTCACACTCATTAtcaacaacaataaaattccTACTGAATTGCCGTTTGTGCGAAGAATTGCCTTCGCTTGGGCCGACATCTTGGAATGAGAAATAAAGAATGCATGCCCGTTGCTGTAAGAGCTAAATTAAACTGGAATTATACGGTACAACCACCTCACTGGACGCTGACAGGCCAATGGTGCCGAACTACGGTACCCTTACCCTGTGAACGTGCTTTTGCATAATAAGCCCCTACGTAGTTTTTAGTAAGAAAGATTTAATGAAACTTTATTCGGTGCAATACACAAcattaattacatatttataaaggaGACAAATTTATCAATGTAGGTAGTATTTTAGGagtatttgttttaatttatttctagTTTACAAGCAAAGTGAGTAGGAGTGAGcttacctttaaataaaaaacacagtgtatttttattatgagtagctggtttttaatattttagataGTTTCATCACTTTAAACAGTGCCTTTGTGCGTCCAAACTGCGATATCGgccacaaaaataaaactttcacaaagcaaaataattaaatgtaaactatatttttttatatgaaaaattCAGCTATTCGACTGATTGATATTCGAATACCTATGTAACTTGTTGTGGGCtctgattataataatacttaccgGATATTCGCGTAGATCCAAGTAAACACACATTTTTAACCAAAGGCCTTAGATAGCAAGATAAGCAAACGGTgatcttataaaatataactctTAGATCACACATTAACACAATACGGTGAGGCTTTTTGGGAAAGAAAGAGGACTATACGAAAACTAGTTTGATTGCCTGATTATGCTAGAgactacattttaaaatatacatgcgTAGGTTTTGCCTATGTCTACTTTAAATGTCTGCCCGTTAGATTGAGCTATCTAAACAAGTTaggaaatttatttaataataataagcagAGCTAGGCAGAGCATATCGGTCgtcatattaaaattaagtgcaataaataaatacctaggtacttaccaatATAATTTTCTTCTATGAGATCGCCAATGTCTGACATCTAagattattatacctacatattactTGCTTATCTAAAAGAAAAAGGGTATAAAAAAGGGAAAAAACTtgtaaccaaaaaaaactcattttgATATAAGATATTCTTTGATGTAGCAAATTGCCTCggaaattatgaaaatgattGGAGTGACGAATAGAACGTTAAATGTAATCCTCACATTATTCCGAGTATTATTTGCAATACCGAGCTAATATTCTCTTTTACATTACGAACTGATTAAGAATGAAATTGCAAGggtataataatttgtaagaaataaaatgcGTAAAGAAGTAAACttgttattcatattcttGTTAATTGTTAAATAGgtcttatattattttgatggtCTTGTGATTTTTACCAtggataaataattaaatatattttttcccttAATTTTCCAATAATAAGAAGTTTACGGgtcatttattataaattccaCCGATCAtggttatatttttaaaaaagtcaGATAGAATTTAAGTAACAATGATATCTCTGCTGTTAagtttaaatgttaattttacaTAACGTTAAACAAAcgatttaggtatattatttaccAACTCGCTATGAACAAACTAAGTTTTGTCAGCAGTTTCAGGATCCTTCCCTGATCCGATTATGTTATAttgataaatacatatattatatgcCTTTGAAGTTGCCCCGGTAGACTAgtaaaatattgagtattttCAGTAACGCCACTTTCATTTCAATATCGTGAATTTATCTTACTTCCTACTTTATAAGGCGAAAGTGTATGAgtatatgtgtgtatgtttgttaaacgcacgtcaaaacggctgaactgaTTGTAATGCATGAAGTATTTAAgaacatatttaatatttaagaacATGTTTCTAGTTTTAATCATGCTGTGTACACATGTTTTGGGTTATAATCTAgaacaaaatactttttataacacttttatttataatgattgTAACCTGTTTTGTGtgccttaaaataaataaataaataagttagctgacaccctggattaacacataggctactttttatcgcggaattcccacgaaaaaactttttaaggagaAACGAGGCTCGCggtaacagctagttattacATATATAATTACATTCGGTTACTTTCAGGATGTCGTTTCCACGAGAAACGCAACCATAATATTTCCCAATGCATGCCACTGATGATGAGAATAACACCCATTTGTATCCAATTATAACTATATAAAACCGTTCAACAGAAAAATACAGGTGTTATAAGTTAACGTGACTGAAACGATTTTCTTGTTAAAGGTAGTGTCACCCAGAGCGTTCTTAGCCATGTTTCGTGAAAATTGATTCTgcagttcaaaagttatgcgacttgtGTCGGTGGTTTTTAACGATGGTGACATTTCTGTCAAAGTAAATCAACAGGTTTGAAAGATGTGTGTGCTCTCCTCCTAAAATAACTAATAAtcgtaatttataaaaaaaacattgttaaaaaaatatccacgTTAAGATATAACACCTTcccttaaaaataaaatcccttaaaaattaaatgataaatgCCAACGTAACCACTTTAATATGCATTTGTTGGGATCTAAATGGAAATTCTTCCCGATACATTCGCTGCGCATTAGGTCAGAGGCATGCTgtaataattacattaattatttatgactTTATGTGCGACAGTTATTGCTTTTTATAAGCTAAGCTAACTAAGGGTTTACCCTTGACGGAAGAAGAGGGGTGTTATTAGTTTAacgtgtatgtgtgtgtgtgtgtgtgtttgtgtggtAGGCTTATCTGTCTCTAGCTCTCTAACGGCTGTACCGATTTTCGTTATGTTTGATAAGGTCATAGGTAATGTAACCCCGAGTGTTCTTTTCTTAGTCATGTTTCAAGAAAATTTGTTTAGCTGTTCAAACGTTATGCGACTTTCTgtattttatgcaaaataggggTGTTCTTTTTAGATGCTGAACGACTAAGATGTCCTTTAATTACTTACCATAAATTGTACAAAGTTTTATAACTATCGTGGATTTTTACAAACTTCACATAAGGAGTTTAATActcgtaataataattaaagccTTTATTCAATAACTGAATTTAAGCATGCATACCATTAAGTCTATTATCATAAgaagtttatttattgttaaaagATGCTAAATTTAGTACGCGGTGTCCTGTTGGCAATGTAAGAAGCTAAAATTAATGCCACCCAAAGAGGCTTATATCTTGTATCTATCTACAGTGGCATTTACCGTACTTATTGCATACTTGTAGCCTCTGGAGTCAACATTCTCGGTCGTGTTCTAGGAATCTCTGCACTGAACCTCAGAACAACTTAGTAgtaaagatttaattttacaaacacattttttaaatctaagtagtactttcttttttgtacataagtacgtgtgtatttaataaatacaagaaTATATTTACTAGACACCGTGTCTTCAGTAACACCAGATTTTATAGCCACATTACACACCCATTTCAGTAAACACACTAAAGGATAATAACTGCCCATAACAACGAATTTATTACTATCTAAGTACTTCATCTGATCAAATACtaaatttttatgagataTCGTTGTTAATATCATtattgaaaaggtattttagTTGATATGTTCaggtataggtatttaggCATATATATCATCTGCAATCCCTTTTTTTAGTTTCTGCGAACtatattacttaataaatttacgcTTACGAGTAGAAATGTGACTTTATCGAAGCTTTTTGACCATATTTGCTCACATGCACCAGATCTGCGCTTATTAATTAGAGAGTAGACATCACACAGGGTCgtacaaaatacataattaattttaaaatacaaaaataaaacttatttttttgcatCATACACTCTACGCAaataacaaaaagaaaaaatcaaTCGATCTTTAGGTGACACGCGTCACTCGCGAGGTAAAAGGTGAAAGATTACCAAAAGAATCGCAGCCTGATCCGCGTCTCGTCTTATACAAAGTAACTACCGGCCCCTTATTGGTAACCCTACACTGACCCTTCCCACTTGACGTATGATTTAGGGTTGAACTTTCACGGGTACAAGGTTTATCACAGTCTGTTTTTGGTTTCACCCTGTTTGCGTAAATATGgaaggtacttaggtactgcTAGGGTACTGCCAACTGGGAAgtgatgtatttttttttgcctacGACAATGATGTCAattctcatcatcatcattggccacagcATCTATATAGATGATTGTTGCAGCGCTCGTGGGTTATGAGTTACGACGGCCGCACCGTCGTTGATGGCTGTAGAGTCCAATAGCAGCACGACATGTCAATTCTGAAGGcgcaaaatttaattttgtcagCGATGTCGATCCATATTTTAGTGCTGTCAaaaggatagggtaaaatggcgtgacatgaccaacaaagccgaccctaaataaggataaggcaaggaagaagaagaagaagaaaagctcaaattatttgtttaaaattcgtcATTTGCCAGTGTAATATGAGATTTACGGAAACACTGATATATAAagagggttttaggcctagttcaccacgctggcctagtgcgggttggtggaccccaaccaATTTATCCTCTTAACCTAAAATTAACCTATTTATTCACTTTTGCGGTTCCGTACCTTTCGTTGGCTCGTGTTTTTGCTCATACACTATCCAATAGCTGTCGTGTCCCCACTTAGCCAGCTGTCCATCGCACGTCTACCACCAGTACTCGTGGCTAATAGCAGTTGTCTCGACACTTGCAGGAGACTCGACGTCGCCTCATCCATCTTCAGTGCACGTGGCGGTGTAGTGCCGACACCAATACCTCGATCTATCGATAACTTGCTTGTGCTTCAAGATAGTttgtcaaaatagtatgaaagtaaccTATTGAAACTGGCTATGAGATGAAAGACGAACTGAAAATGCAAGAAAATACATCAACATACTTTCTTAGTCATTACGTATTTAGGTGTAcgttaaaactttttttgttataaagaAAACAGAGTTGATTGTGATTATATCATGAAATTCATGAATCACATGACCTTGCGAACTGTAACTGTAGCCTTCCAAGCAATACTTTTCAGCGAACTCGTAAATAAATACCACGAAAACCATGGAAATTCCTGTTTAGTTACCGGCTACGCACTCAAGCCATTTAACTTAATCATTTGGCCAcgttaaatattaaacacaaCATTTAGTAAATGTCTCCGGTGATTCCCCTGACGTACATTTGGGGGCCACAATGTGCGGGTTTCACttactaaaataattttcatttaaattcatGTCCTCTAAACTCTTGGGAACACTTCAAATTAAAAGGCGTATTCGCTACCCTAAATCGAGTTTTGCTTTTTCGACGCACCTTTTTTCTTCTACGTGAAAAACTAATTAACCTGGTTTTTTTAACACACATTTACTTTAAATTTACGTAATTACCTAGTTGGGTACTTCGATAATGATAGGTCATCAATCATGAATCTCATGATTTTTCATGTATTTTGAGATGCAGGATATTTCATTTGAGATATGCAGcaggtataattaattattaatgtattgaatatttttttgttatgctATAACAGGTATACCAACAGAGTCAGAGTTAATAATGTATATTGTAGATTCTTATAAAATATCACCTTcgtttcttgatatttttccATCCAGGCGTCGGTTGCATCGCTCGCGTCAcattaaaaattaacattgttgggTTTCAATATGAGGGAAGTTTGTTTTGAACTAGAAAATGCAATTGCAACTTTCTAATGTCATCATCTTCTTCTTCGGTTTCGTTCCAGTAGCTGAAGGATAGTGTCGACAACTTTGTTTTTACTTTATCTTTACAATCAATTTTATCCGTGAGGCAAAGGTGAATATTTTATGCATCCTGAAAACGTGGATGTTTTTCAACTGATGCCGGCCTTATCCCGCCATTTTGAATCATAGGTCgcttgtgatgatgatgattaccTTCTCTCACTTCATCAACTAGTACCAAATAGTACAAACTGATGAGATCTTATCTTATAAATTGTTCAACTATTTCCCCATCCAGGTGCAACATCATCCCAAAGCCAGCGCGTGGACATCCTGCGCCTATTGGTGGAGAGGCCGTGGCTGctccgcccccgcgcccctctGGAGCTGGCCTCCCCCTGCGGGCTCCACGACCTgaccgccccccgcgccccgctgGACCTGCCCTCACCCCGCGGCTTCCCGGACCAAGGGAATGACCTGTCAATAGAAGATGACTTGCAGAATTTGGATGAGGCTGTCAGGTGAGTGATATGGTATTTTACCATTCAACTCGAGTCTTGACGCCAAAAAGACCTTATGGTGAAGAGAGTCAGTCTCCATCGTCTTCAATCTGCTATAACTGCCAAGGGATGTTGTGAATGTGATGGGAGGGAGATGCAGGTCGTGGTCCAGCAGTGGTCGATTACGGGCTATAGATGATGATAGCCTGATGGCGTCAGATAGCAACTCTGACtatagcgcctagtccaaccCACCCGCCAAACATCGAGATTACGGCTAAAACCCTCCAGTCTTTCCGCCcatatccagcagtggacgattacagGCTGATAAtggcgatgatgatgataagctTTTGTTTTATGCCTAACAGAGAGCCGTCTCCGAAGCGGTCCGCGGTGGCCACAGCGCTGaacgcggggcggcggcggcgccagcCCTCGCCCGCGCTCGGTAAGGCTGTCTCACCGTATGTCGGCGTTGGTAAGCCGTCTAGATGCCACCCCCACCGCGCTTCTGCACGCCTGGTACACGGGAAGTCATGTATCTTGATCAGGATccattgaatttaattaatattcgtTCATAAATGCATCATATTATGCGAACGCAGGTTAAGAGTTTAGAGAGGATTAGGAATGCAATTCAGAATGCATCATTGCCTGAGCGGCATAGACCAATGGCGGCGCGCGGTTTCGAGACATTTATTAGACCAATGGCGTCAAGCGGTTTTGAACTTGGTTTTGACATATTCCACCTTCAAAGGTATCTCAAAAATAGTGTCTTCTGGGCATTGATCAAGGATCAAGATACTTGATTTTACTTGTACCtccatgtacctacttaccctaATTGTGTTGGAGAAAGGGTTGTGTTGGTAAACCAATACAGATTAAATTTTCCTTTAAGAAAATTGACCCAAATAATAAGCTTATtcaccccttttcggcttaaACAACCCCTTTTACAACACAATGTGTGTACTTTTTCTTCTGTGAGCGTTGTGTGTGAGACAaaatctttaatttttttccaCATTTCGTAGCAATTTTgatctgttttttttgtcaatatGCGAGCTTGAAACCCGTGTCCTTATTTATAGTCATCACATACTCAATCATATCGCACGAGTAGGTGGATACGTAGCGTATGCTTATAGGTAATCATCTTACTTAATGAACTATGAATGAAAgtcatgtaagtacttaccataTCTCATGGGGATTCCCCacgtgtaagtaggtacctagatgtTTTTCAGAACTTACTTTGATTTTACGTTATCTATGTTTGAGAAAACTCATTTACTTTTCATATGAACTGATATTTTATGCTTATAATTTTCATTGATTTTCttgttaggtatttataacttatacttacctataattataGACTTAGTCGATAGTGTTTTAGCTTTCTTAAACATCGGTCCGTCTCGTTTAATAACAATGTAAGCTGTAAGTAAAGTCCAAAAATGCTAATTTTGCAACAGAAACAAGTGAAGTGCTAACTTCTCCAAACAAAGTTCGGGGTTTTTTACACTAACGAGGATCTTACGtcttaggggccgtccattaatcacgtgaggtcgtttttctcattttttgacccccccctcccccctggtgatatttggtgaggtttgactccgaccccccctcccccccccctggatcacgtgtatttttttggaagtctatgtaaacgCTATTTTTgagtagaaaaaatataacgaaaattAAATTTAGCGCGGGGAGTCGTTGCTTAGCAACTGCGAGCGAGTCAATCAAGGTCATActtacaaatcgttaaaatttttgcgccgttcaaAATTTCGGGTCAGAAAAACCTAgcgctttttgacaaaaattaatacacgtgatgtctatcgagaccccccctcccccctcgtgatgtttcgtgaggttttacgcaccccctcccccccccctttgagcctcacgtgattaatggacggccccttattattatttaccatgaaaagaaagaaaattcaaa is a genomic window of Plutella xylostella chromosome 18, ilPluXylo3.1, whole genome shotgun sequence containing:
- the LOC125489894 gene encoding uncharacterized protein LOC125489894, which codes for MPRAASAVALCLAAIIAGATSSQSQRVDILRLLVERPWLLRPRAPLELASPCGLHDLTAPRAPLDLPSPRGFPDQGNDLSIEDDLQNLDEAVREPSPKRSAVATALNAGRRRRQPSPALGKAVSPYVGVGVLNDVGSFFDTLRDNLETLAALSPEQRASLFSDPPAVVHAPASGGGGGGGLGYRKLHALRPLRPTGNIRSYNRRSFVETDGYPGANHHDPGLLWTGLGR